Part of the Fundulus heteroclitus isolate FHET01 chromosome 20, MU-UCD_Fhet_4.1, whole genome shotgun sequence genome, GCACGCTCGCTTCTCCTGCCACAACGATGTCATTGTTTTCGGTCACGACTCCAGCACACACATATCCCAGAGCATCTCCGTAGCGAGGGGAGGTGATGTAGTAGGCTCGGCCGGTGGATGGGGCAAAGCAAAAGCTGCGCTCTGAGTAGTTGCCGTACCTTGACCGGATCCCCCCGCCGTCGTTGCCAACGCAGATCAGCAGCTCGGTGGTTTCCATCCCGTACCTCAACTTGAGTTTGCGTGGTGCAGCTGAGGGATGCATGGTGGCAACCTCCAGAGCTTCGTTCAGCATTCCCAGGCATTCAGCATCAGCCAGCAGTGCTGTGTTCCTCTTCATGGCCTCTCTTAAGTAGTCAGGGTTTACAAGCGGCAGACGGACCTTCCTCAGGAGCTCTGGTAGATGCCGAGCGCGGACCTCGCCATCCATCAGGGGGTTGTGCTTGACCCAGCAGAGAACAACATCTAAGATTGTTTCTTCTCTCGTCACGTTGAGATCATCAGAACTCAGGAGCTTCCCCAGCTGATGGGCCTCCAGCTCCAGAACCTCCTCACTCTGGCAGACTTGGACAAAGTGCTGCCTCAGGAAGCGCTGAGCGTGATCAGCCAGCTCCTCGGCACCAAGGTCGCGGGCGAAGTAATACACGCCGAGGCAGTTGGAAGCGTCCATGTTCTCGGTCATGTGCTGCCGGCAACGCGCAAAGACGTCATCCATCTGCAGGAGGAAGGCCGCGATTGATATGCCTTGCACATTGTCATTGGTGAGAGGAAGATCCGAGGTGTACATGTAGTTGAGGAGGAGGGCCAGGCTGTCCGCGGGGGTGTCGCGCAGGAATATCTCCCTGTTACTGCACTCACGCAAGCCACACGTAAACATGACACGGAAGTACGGGCTGAAGGCGGACAGAACGACTCGGTGGCAGGGGAAGCTGATGCCCTCAGCGACCAGCACCACGTCCGTCAGATGCTCGACCTCTTTCATCTTCCTCAGCTGTTCGAGCAGCACCAGCCCATGTTTGGCGGTaagatccattttttttaaaaagattatcaggaaacttttttacaagaaaacacaaaaagctttAGGCACCCAGAACAGGTAAGGAGGTGGtttctgagaagaaaaaaaaatcagaaagagACTGCAGTTCATTATGTTAATCTTCATATCATGCACGGTTAGTTTACATGTGCTCATTTTATGCTAAAACAGGTCCAGAGATTGCTCTAAAAAAGTAAATTGTTTCTGACCTTTAATCCCAGTCTGTTATTTGTGAGCTGAAAAATAGTGAGggagatatttttttctttcgtcTCTGAATATAGGGTCCCTCCCGACCCTGGTAAAGATGCGGAAAAAGCCTTACAACAAATCCATCTTTTGTTGTGGTTGCAAAATCTCCCACTGAAAATGAGGGAGAGTTCAACTCCAGTTTCCTCCACTGTCCTTGGGCAAaacacttaaccccaagttacCTACCAACCTGCATACAGGGGCATCAATGTTAAAATTTCTGAATGCTGCTCTGGTGTTTAAGCACTTTGAGTGTTTGGTGTGACTAGAAAAGGGGCAAAGAAGTCCAGTtaattttctaaatgtaaataCAATTCAGCAAATGCCATCCACCCAACCATCCAACTTTTAAATGGTGTCCATGACTTCCTGCATTCCTGGGTTTTTAAATATGAGATGACACAGTACGTTTCTCTTAGTCCGTTCTTCAAAAGGGGAAAGACAAGAGGACACACCAGTCAAGGGAGGCAGCTGTATGATGAACTTCCTTAGATAGATGCCAAAAGATAATTTCTACCCTAAACTTCGACATATCTACAGTCAAAAACACTTtcaaaacagcagaaactgtGAAGCAAGATGGTGGGAGGGTTGTAAGGAAAGGGGGAGAGAAAAGGCTCACAAGTGGAGAGGTGCAGCAAAGAGTGGCATGTTGCGGTCAGCATCCCTCTGCAGCCAGAACAACCATTAGATGCTAGCTATATGTCAGCTGGTTCTTGGAGAGACATGCCAGGAAAGGCtggatttaatttttgttgtggCAATAAACACCCCAGGTGGACCCGACTGTTTATGCCCAGTTGCTGGGATGCTGCAGGCCAATTTTCCCTCTGAACATCCTGGGATCCTTGTTAGAAATCAtgataaatttatttttttgacataccaggagatttaaaataaaaccttagaGCTTCTTccaggaaaaatgtaaaatggcTCTTTCAGCTGGGATAATGATTCAAAATCAtctgatttgaaaataaatggttCACCAGGACTGGTAGTCATGAAACCATGTTTTTATGGTCATCTCTGTCCTGAGACACAAATCTAATAGAAAACCTGTAGGGTGAACCGAGGAGACGAGGACATAAGTGAGAATCAGTGTGAAGTGTCTACCAAGACTCTTCTGTCTGTTTTCTCCAAACTTAGGAAATGTGTTGGGAGAAGACCAAGTGCTGTGCTGTTAGCAGAAGGAGCTGGATAAAGTATTGACAGTAGGGGGCAAATGCTTGTGATACCggcaatgttttataaaaaaaaaaaaaattattattacttaagataagatttttgtttgtttattttgtttactaaATGAATATAATAAGTGAAATCTTAGGTTCTCCAATACATATTTATCAGGGGAGCCAACAGTTTTGGAGGGTTGTGATGCTGTTACCACCATTTTTTCTACAAGTAATATATGCAAAataactaactaaataaataaattatcatATTCTAAGTTGGTGTTGGTATTATGTCCATCCCAGGCCTGCATAGTAGATTCTCACTCTAAACCTAACAAAAAGGAATTTTAATTTTACCTAGTTTGTTaattcttgaaaaaaataaataaaactggaggAAATCCCTGTACAAAGATAACTGGAACAAAATATAAGAATTTTTATTCTAGCTTTAAAATGTAcagtatttaaaaattataataattcaTTGCAAATCAGAGAATGTCCCAGTTGCATGTTCAGacataaaattatgaaaaaaaaaaaacggccttCTTCCAATACTAGAAACACAAGAAATGTAAAGTATGTCACTCTTGTGTCTGTCTTTTACTCAATTCCTGCATACAGTTTTGCTTAAAAGTCTGGGTTAATAATTCCCAGTCTGCTAATGTTAACATGTGTATCTTACTTctttgctaaaaataaaaacatgagatTGGATTGCTTTTATGGAGAGCTAATATAGTAAATTAGTCAAATTTGATAAACTAGTTGTGACAGTTTTATCAACACGCCAGCGCTCATAATCAAAAATTGCATACgttctaaaaatatataaaagataatccataaaaaggtttgaaaataatttttaaaaatctgttttaacaaCATTCAAGCTTTTTGGTATACAATTTAATGTGTATATCACTTAAGCCAAACTAAGCCAAAGTAGTCTGCAAACAGTAAAATGAACAGGCAGACGAGGACGTTGTGCTGCATTCTGTTTGCTGGTGAAGAATCTTACCAAAGACATCTGAGCTTCTTGACTCACCGATTTTCCTTCCGTCTATGAATGCCGGTAAATATCCATGTTTTTCCTCAGGCCACACGTGTTGTTGATGTTGCCGAATGTGCAAGTCAGAGGGCTCAGAGAGATCTGAGCAAAAGCGATGGCCAAGGTATGTAACCCCCTCCGGAGCTGCTGCCCTCTGAGCTGTCGGCCCCAAAATAGACAGACAGCGTTGTTGCTGGCAGTAAGTGGGTCAGAGGGGTTTGTGTAACTTAGATTAGTTAATATTTTGAAGCAGTCAGCATGACAAATCtaattgattttgtttaaattcagTCATGACTTTATTTGCCCATTACTTCTCCTTATCTGCCGTGATtctccctccagtttctccacCTTTGCTCTGGAAGAGATGAAACCTTTGCTCTCGCCTCGGATTCAGATTTCATGACAGCACTTTCCTAAGAACTCAGTACATCGTGTTTCTTCAGAGGTTTCAGCtcgggaaaaaaagagaacaataaAGTTTAACCATCATTTCGTATTGTGGGAATACAATAAATGTCTTCAGCGCCACCTTTATGACTAAACAGGGAGAGCCCACATTTGAATTGGATAGGCTTCATGGTTAACTATTAAATAAAGGCCTGCTAATGTAGGTCTGCTGTCATAAGATCATAAGTCGTTTCACTGACTGTCAATGTCTTCATTTTAGTTGCCGAGTGGAAAATTAGCTGGAATGGAAACACAAAGtcaactgaactaaaaatagaggatctttttttcttttttgatgacATCCTTTCCTTGTTCTGATCATTTACTAGTTTCACTAGTTCTATCCATAACATCCTGCCCGTAGTTAACCATTACACGGTGCTCCATATAAAAGAGATCCAGCTGTGCTTTAAGCATATGGAAGGGTCCGTCGACTTTTGCTGACAGCTTGTAgtttttgacacattttgttgAATTCATCTTGGTTGTGAATCTGTTGCTCAAATGGATTGTAGACCAGGATCTGGGAAATACAGAGTTGAGAGGGAAGTCCTGGACGAGCAGAGACTAGAAGAGCGATCAAAGAGGAAAACGCTCTCACAAATCAACAAACCTCTAAGTGATCGTCTAAAAGACTCCTTAAGGTAAACAGCTTGTGGTGTTCAGATAAAGCttgcacattattattattactgtttttaaaaatcctcACTCCTGCCTTTCTAGATGCTCGCTGCCAAAACTAAAGCGAAGTGTAATGAGCAGCTTTCCCGTGCTATACTGGCTGCCAAAGTACTCGGTCTGGGACTATGGGATGCCCGACCTGGTCTCAGGGATCAGCGTGGGGATAATGCACCTGCCACAAGGTATAACAATCATCCAACAGTGAATGGATATCTGCTACAAGTGCACTGCAAGACTTGATGCAAGGATTTAGACTGACTTAACTTTGCATTCTTTTTTGACACATGTCAACCATATTACTGTATTCAATCACAAACAGtagcatttatttgtttattttttaaattagacaaacaaagcTTGTACCCTCCACAGGTTTGGCCTACGCACTGCTGGCTTCTGTACCTCCTGTATTTGGACTCTACACATCTCTCTATCCGgctttaatttacttattttttggaACATCGCGTCACATTTCCATTGGTGAGTACAGAACTTGGAGACAAGCATTCaagacataaaaacatttgaatagcAGGCATGCACTTATCTTCATGAACAGCTAATTTGggactttaatgtttttttgaaaaccTTACTTTTATCAGGTTCAgcttacatatatatatatatatatatatatatatatatatatatatatatatatatatatatatatatatataaacaagcACAAGGAGCACAAGTTAATATTTATTGTCAGATTGCTCTTTTCTTTCATAAAGGGTCATAGTTTTCTACTCTGAGCATGAAAAGATTCTGGAGGCATTTGGcttgtacatatatatatatatatatatatatatatatatatatatatatatatatatatatatatatatatgtatatgttgctgataaatattatttttcatgtcttttttaTGAACCTGTTAGTAATTGAGAAGATCTGAAAGAAATTCACACATTTACATGAgtcattcattctttttttcattaactATTTCTTGTATAATTATTTCACATTGAAACAGAACCATTTATGTAAATTCTTAAAGCCTCCAAATTAAGAAGCCCAAAAGGAGGGCCTATAAGGAATGCATATACATTTCTGGCTGAAACTGTGTATATCATTGCATACgtatcattttacatttttcaggtACGTTTACCGTCCTCAGCATCATGGTGGGCAGTGTGACGGAGAGACTTGCTCCAGATGAGATGTTTCTGATTACAAATGGGACCAACTCCACTTCTGGAGTAGACATAACGGCCCGGGACGCTTACAGGGTGCAGGTGGCAGTCGCTACTACCTTCCTTGGAGGAGTTATTCAGGTTTGCGTGACACTTCAGACAATATGAGAAAGTGTGTCAGCTTTTGCTTTGGCAGCTCCCTAACCACGTAAATCACTGTGTTCGTGTAGGTGCTGTTGGGCGTTATAAAGTTCGGATTTGTGGGAACATATTTATCTGAACCTCTGGTGCGAGCTTACAcgtctgctgctgcagcgcatgCTTTAGTGGCCCAACTCAAGCACTTATTTGGAATCTCTCCAAGGCGGTTTAGTGGCCCTCTGTCGCTGGTTTATGTGAGTATCATCATCTGTTCGCTGTAGCTTAATGGCTTCATTTCGTGCCAGCACATATGAGCACTGTTACAATTAcaacatttacacaaaaataaacttctaatCTCACAGCATATTGCCCGCCATTAAAACAGCTATTTTATAAAAGTCTGTAATTGCTTTACAGCTCTGTCATTTTTTGACCGTTTGCTAAAAACCAAAATCTGACTAGAATACTCTTAAATGAGAACACATAAATGAGATGGGGCCAGATTATTTAAGACCTCAAAGCTCAGCTAGAGACTTCTTTTTAACTGGatgcagaaacagaaaagaacaatTTCTACAATTCCTTCTGAACCATTTCTAAACGGTGCGGCTAGAGTAAAAGCATGACTAACCTTTCTAAGACCTTTTGAAGGAAGAAAAGGCTTCACTGGTGCAGGATTTCTCAGTTGCCTATTATTACACCTAGATTTCTTAATACAAAGTGATTGGAGAACCAAAACAGGGGAATAGACTCTCCACAGCAAATGACctctcatttattttcatttaggtTCATAAAGGTGACAGAGAATTAGTACTCTGATGTTATCAACATAAGTATAGATGGTAGCATTGTGCTTCCTACAGAAAGACCCAGGAGACAACATACACAAGATAAAAAGCAGTGGACTCAATATGGGCCCCTGCGAGACCCCAAAGTGAAGAGGGACTGCAGAACAGAAACCctctaaatgaacagaaaatcTCCTTCCTGTGAGGTTGGAGTTAAACCAGGAAGTACCTGTACCTCTGATGCCAAAAACATGTGCACATTTTATAATACTATAATTTGAGGTATCGAATGCTTCTCATAACAGAAAAGTTTGCTGAATCAACCGTTAAAACAAGACAGATGAAGCTAGCTGTCCCGGTGCTGTGGCAGGATTTAAAACCTAATTGAAACCTTTTAAGTTTACCACAACCTGATTTctccaaaaatacaaataaaagaaatggtCGTTTAGAGAAGGTTCTTTTGCTTTATGAGGGCTgtgctgaagagaagagagcactGCAGGAGATTTGAAAATAGTTCCGTCTTTTTTTACTTCAGACACACCACTATAAACCAGCATAATGATGGAACGGCTTCTAAATAACCACACAACAACAGAAAAGCCCACAATTCCAGTATTTTGGTACCAACTcttaatatgatgtttttttttttttttttttttactttcagacTCTGCTGGATGTTTGCCTCTCGTTGCCACGAACCCATCTTCCTACTTTGCTGGTCGGCTCAGTGTCGATCGTGCTTCTGATTGCAGCGAAGGAGCTCAACTCGTTCCTGAGCACGAAGCTGCCGGTGCCCGTTCCTGTGGAGCTCATCGCAGTcagtgaacataaaaaaaacaaaaaaaaaaaatactctttgGCCTCATGCTGTGATGTTGCTGTGCTGATGACGCAGCACTAAAAAAAGCTTAGATGCAGTGGAAATAAGCAGCTGATTCAGCAATGGTGGCCTCCACATTTATGCGCTTCACAGCAGAAATGCATAATTCATGGCTAATAATTAGGTCCACGCCTGGTGCATGATTGACCCGTATTTCAGTGATTGATCTTTGAGCATGGagaaatgttttgaaatatcCTTATGTTGTCATTTCATGTCATAT contains:
- the kbtbd12 gene encoding kelch repeat and BTB domain-containing protein 12, coding for MDLTAKHGLVLLEQLRKMKEVEHLTDVVLVAEGISFPCHRVVLSAFSPYFRVMFTCGLRECSNREIFLRDTPADSLALLLNYMYTSDLPLTNDNVQGISIAAFLLQMDDVFARCRQHMTENMDASNCLGVYYFARDLGAEELADHAQRFLRQHFVQVCQSEEVLELEAHQLGKLLSSDDLNVTREETILDVVLCWVKHNPLMDGEVRARHLPELLRKVRLPLVNPDYLREAMKRNTALLADAECLGMLNEALEVATMHPSAAPRKLKLRYGMETTELLICVGNDGGGIRSRYGNYSERSFCFAPSTGRAYYITSPRYGDALGYVCAGVVTENNDIVVAGEASVRRIARQKDMKVEIYRYKVEAQGSWEHLTSAEYRDSYALASLGETLYLLGGQMKLKNQLLITNCVERWSLQGGPWRSAAPLPLPLAYHSVVRMRDRLYVLGGRTPQSHRMDDEPERLSNRLLEYDPNTNKWTELAPMKYSKYRCSTLVLNGEIFVIGGIGCEGMDCGQSRHCLSAVEIYNPDGDYWRDGPPLPCPQLSLRTNASNAGVVGGKIYVCGYYKGADRHDDITKDILELDPWENRWTVVTRRALMHDNYDVCLVASLNPRGLMSPHSDLVKL